The proteins below come from a single Prunus dulcis unplaced genomic scaffold, ALMONDv2, whole genome shotgun sequence genomic window:
- the LOC117613086 gene encoding L10-interacting MYB domain-containing protein-like yields MSKKNSNFTTTENVASGSRKLSALWNAQTIAIFIDLCIKEVDLGNRPGTHFNKVGWARLVTNISKEIGRPYEKLQLKNKWDLLKKEWKLWKDLKGKETGLGWNVTKNTVDASEEWWQDKIKAEPKYARFQFEGISPEMEEKLDMMFLNVTATGKHSWAPSSGVLPIESDDDVNQLEVNSDWNESVPIETTQTTNNVPKKRTNQSLEIQDNNEKKGKGGGKIGGAAKLSLQIERLVEVVESRSIGTSMANIVSQGTSIAEVMKDVATLPGAERGSKLWWFATKLFCAQEKREMFVVMEDRDLKLQFLNHELAEDYNLIV; encoded by the exons ATGTCAAAGAAGAATAGTAACTTCACCACAACTGAAAATGTTGCAAGTGGATCCCGAAAATTGTCAGCATTGTGGAATGCTCAAACTATAGCCATCTTCATTGACCTTTGTATCAAGGAGGTGGATCTAGGCAATCGTCCCGGTACTCACTTTAATAAGGTTGGATGGGCAAGGTTGGTTACAAATATTAGTAAAGAGATAGGAAGACCGTATGAAAAAttacaattgaaaaacaagtGGGACTTACTAAAAAAAGAATGGAAATTATGGAAAGATCTAAAAGGGAAGGAAACTGGTCTTGGGTGGAATGTCACTAAGAATACCGTTGATGCATCTGAGGAATGGTGGCAAGATAAAATTAag GCAGAACCTAAATATGCAAGATTCCAATTTGAGGGTATTAGTCCTGAGATGGAGGAGAAGTTAGATATGATGTTTTTGAATGTCACAGCCACTGGTAAGCATTCTTGGGCACCTTCATCTGGTGTACTACCAATTGAAAGTGATGATGATGTCAACCAACTTGAAGTTAACAGTGATTGGAATGAGTCTGTGCCAATTGAAACCACTCAAACTACAAACAATGTGCCAAAAAAGAGAACTAATCAATCACTTGAAATTCAAGATAATAATGAGAAGAAAGGTAAAGGAGGGGGAAAAATAGGAGGTGCTGCAAAATTATCACTACAAATTGAACGTCTTGTTGAGGTGGTTGAGAGTAGGAGTATTGGAACATCAATGGCTAATATAGTTTCACAAGGAACTAGTATTGCTGAAGTGATGAAAGATGTTGCAACTTTACCTGGGGCAGAGCGTGGTAGCAAGTTGTGGTGGTTTGCAACTAAATTGTTTTGTGCtcaagagaagagagagatgtttGTTGTCATGGAAGATCGTGACCTCaagcttcaatttcttaatcATGAGTTAGCTGAAGACTATAATTTGATAGTTTAG